One genomic segment of Komagataella phaffii GS115 chromosome 4, complete sequence includes these proteins:
- a CDS encoding Golgi-localized protein with homology to gamma-adaptin, with protein MSMSLSQVPGVNGKLLRRIHRACKPTLDEPNLALNLEICDLINEKQGSLPRQAAIAVVKLVNSRDPQVSELSLSLLDNLVKNCGYPFHLQISRKEFLNELVKKFPDRPPPRYTRTQRLILGAIEEWTETICKTSRYKEDFGFIRDMHRLLGFKGYIFPEIKKEDAAVLNRSDHLKSIEELQKEERLAQSAKLQELIRRGRPQDLKEANKLMKVMSGFQEDKSFEVSKQEVAENIEKLKRKADIFGDMLNNATNVGKIDPTDETISELYGTLKSSQSTIQKLAQEESDDPEAVNTLLSLNDQVYSLLEKYNFLKEGDISNASKVKSGGGINLIDFDDDDTGSVSPVNANTNESDAVADLLSDLTFNERQASTSVNNSNSINDLLNLGSGTIHLGSPGPQSQIQEAQSPSLPQQQSNSALDDLLNFGSAAKSTGTTTAPAALDPFGMDFPSTTNSVVSQKRFLLHESHHIKIEYEVQSVNPFHFRFFYSNVAVQPVTSFQFLVAVPKLWDLQLKPQSSNFLASNTKDAIWQDVTITSKSGDSSAKDVKIKWKIDYAVSAVTAVEDGVAVIPQSQ; from the coding sequence ATGTCGATGTCTTTAAGTCAGGTTCCAGGTGTCAATGGGAAACTTCTTCGAAGAATTCATCGAGCCTGTAAGCCTACGCTGGATGAACCCAATCTTGCCTTGAATCTAGAGATTTGCGATCTGATCAACGAAAAACAGGGTTCGTTGCCTAGGCAGGCAGCCATTGCCGTGGTCAAACTCGTAAACTCGAGAGACCCGCAAGTCAGTGAGCTCTCATTGTCTTTGTTGGATAACTTAGTCAAGAATTGTGGTTATCCTTTTCATTTACAAATTTCTCGTAAAGAGTTCCTCAATGAGTTAGTTAAGAAGTTCCCTGATAGGCCCCCTCCAAGGTACACTAGGACCCAACGTTTGATCCTGGGGgccattgaagaatggaCCGAAACGATTTGCAAGACCTCTAGATATAAGGAGGATTTCGGCTTCATTAGAGACATGCATAGATTGTTGGGTTTCAAAGGGTATATATTTCCcgagatcaagaaggaagacGCCGCTGTTTTGAATCGTTCCGACCATCTGAAATCCATTGAAGAGTTgcagaaagaagagagaCTTGCGCAGTCGGCCAAGTTGCAGGAGCTTATTAGACGCGGTAGACCTCAAGATTTGAAGGAGGCTAACAAGCTTATGAAGGTAATGTCTGGATTCCAAGAAGACAAATCATTTGAAGTCAGTAAACAGGAGGTTGCCGAGAATATCGAGAAGTTAAAGAGAAAAGCAGATATTTTTGGTGACATGTTGAACAATGCTACGAATGTCGGTAAGATTGATCCAACCGATGAAACAATTTCTGAATTGTATGGAACCCTCAAGTCATCTCAATCTACGATCCAAAAGTTAGcacaagaagaaagtgatgatCCAGAGGCAGTCAACACATTGTTGTCCCTGAACGACCAAGTCTACTCCCTCCTGGAAAAATACAACTTCCTAAAAGAGGGCGATATATCTAATGCCTCTAAGGTTAAGTCTGGTGGTGGAATCAACTTaattgattttgatgatgatgatacTGGGTCAGTTTCTCCAGTTAATGCCAATACAAACGAGTCAGATGCTGTGGCAGATCTTTTGAGTGATTTAACTTTCAACGAGAGGCAGGCATCTACTTCTGTGAACAACTCTAATTCTATCAACGATTTATTGAACCTTGGAAGTGGAACCATTCATTTGGGTTCTCCAGGCCCTCAatctcaaattcaagaagcaCAGTCACCATCACTCCCTCAACAACAGTCGAACTCTGCACTTGATGACCTGCTTAATTTTGGGTCTGCCGCTAAATCCACTGGAACTACCACTGCCCCAGCCGCTTTAGACCCATTCGGTATGGATTTCCCATCTACTACCAACTCAGTTGTATCTCAAAAGAGGTTTTTGTTGCACGAGTCCCACCATATCAAGATTGAATACGAAGTGCAGTCTGTCAACCCATTTCACTTCCGCTTCTTTTACTCTAATGTGGCTGTGCAGCCAGTCACATCATTCCAATTCCTGGTGGCCGTTCCTAAGCTTTGGGACTTACAACTGAAGCCTCaatcttccaacttcttGGCTTCTAACACTAAGGATGCCATTTGGCAGGATGTTACCATTACTTCCAAATCCGGCGATTCTTCCGCTAAGGATGTCAAGAtaaaatggaaaattgaTTATGCTGTCAGTGCAGTAACTGCCGTTGAAGATGGTGTAGCCGTCATTCCACAATCGCAGTAA
- a CDS encoding Component of the NuA4 histone acetyltransferase complex: protein MSSLDSNVTASSKHDSPKRQPEDGSGTNDDPLQRILNERKRKLAELYCVSRLPLLPISPSQVSQIGENLMRFLERNDLEQGRQFNITTLTGDKSQKQPPVSKEVSTADQLESPHWPVKEDEETTKDEPPRKKQKTASTSAEPQKATHKESKMTMMHQEVTESEAPTLSSLIRKYAQDEVPIRPDDPTDRDLNFELLDRNKTIIQALPEIYPHKIADSASLTELYYLTQTFPLAKLLPRSHKSLTTDAYESALLEGKIAVLYSRIEELKRQRKWSLRQPKRFIDPFTRESPTHWDHLLAEMKWLSVDIMEERKFKAASCVQLAQAVSDYWTYGKIVCIQRKPLIFLTDEEIKERTVTKVMKTEVDNENEHDHDDNDIFKDAQEEPRAMDQEQNQPFEENATIDVAKLLERPNPKDEIIPPALPTYSMGDYKRLNQNAEPFKLHIGLDDFKKEDLVLVEKLPLSFIFDDNLSDSKKKLSEYEKAPIAAISTLLAPPEDDEWYKIVIRRDPASELSASLDYQKGLFGASSQRRYNVLKPPKPPPIKNLELRTPTIWLPQDDKLLIRYVAEYAFNWDIISAHLSARPARAYVANIERRTPWQCFERYIQLNDKFQFTDMRGQYAQSAQAWLEAAHKTQSTTKRRISPLGVGIESIQRGHRRLRWGSMLDAMRKCMRRRENINRSSQVERKHTSDDKRTNVPTPEELSRLKYDRDKAIQEAYMHQNSGTFSSARPHTQSSALSPSKGKNAPLPTSAQQTGTHPYTNGIPPKGTLPKTTTPAPGVPSTQPGTPNTRQPQVSSRVATSQNTTPVTNRTGTPNGNRPGPNNSFTQEQLQHFLQAQRHRQMMQTSAGTPVNKSNVPNRPAGITNTNVTTPANAVSSSTTPSKSAATASQQQPSPSRGINLTPAQVNALINQIQAQNPNMSKDQVTKFAVAYIQNLQNQRERSSNGHSTPQVRTVPTPTRATAGPPVSASPVTSNASPTTPASLTKEKLDALENSPNLTPQQRQQITLFKAMQARNKMNQVANRGQESASASSNLSASPNTDTKQTTDTNK from the coding sequence ATGAGCAGTCTAGACTCAAATGTAACTGCATCATCCAAACACGATTCCCCTAAACGGCAACCAGAGGATGGATCTGGTACTAATGACGACCCTTTGCAGCGCATTCTCAATGAGAGGAAACGGAAGTTGGCAGAATTGTATTGTGTATCACGTCTTCCTCTGCTCCCAATCTCCCCTTCTCAGGTATCACAGATTGGGGAAAACCTGATGCGATTCTTGGAACGTAACGACTTGGAGCAGGGACGGCAATTTAACATTACAACACTAACAGGCGATAAGTCTCAAAAACAGCCTCCCGTCTCTAAGGAAGTCTCTACTGCAGACCAGTTGGAATCTCCCCACTGGCCCGTGaaggaagacgaagagACCACTAAGGATGAACCTCCACGCAAGAAACAGAAAACGGCCAGTACTTCAGCTGAGCCACAGAAAGCAACCCATAAGGAATCTAAGATGACCATGATGCACCAAGAAGTAACGGAATCAGAAGCACCTACTTTGTCCTCTTTGATTCGAAAGTATGCACAAGATGAAGTTCCCATACGACCGGACGATCCAACTGATAGAGATTTAAATTTTGAATTACTTGATCGAAATAAGACGATAATTCAAGCTCTCCCTGAAATATATCCTCACAAAATAGCTGATTCTGCATCGTTGACCGAGCTTTATTATCTAACACAGACATTTCCATTGGCAAAACTACTTCCTCGATCCCATAAATCTCTAACCACAGATGCCTACGAATCAGCGTTGTTAGAGGGCAAAATAGCAGTCCTTTATTCAAGAATagaagagttgaaaagaCAACGAAAATGGTCATTGAGGCAACCAAAAAGATTTATAGATCCCTTCACCAGAGAGTCACCCACTCATTGGGATCATCTTCTTGCTGAAATGAAGTGGCTTTCAGTAGATATCatggaagaaagaaaatttaAAGCCGCTTCTTGTGTACAGCTGGCCCAAGCGGTTTCGGATTATTGGACTTATGGAAAAATTGTCTGTATTCAAAGGAAACCCCTTATTTTTTTGACGGATGAAGAGATTAAGGAAAGAACAGTAACGAAGGTAATGAAGACCGAGGTAGATAATGAAAACGAACATGACCATGATGATAATGATATATTTAAGGATGCACAAGAGGAGCCTCGAGCCATGGATCAAGAGCAAAACCAGccttttgaagaaaatgcGACAATTGATGTAGCAAAGCTTTTGGAACGACCCAATCCAAAAGACGAAATCATTCCCCCCGCTCTTCCTACGTATTCCATGGGGGATTACAAGAGATTAAACCAGAATGCCGAACCTTTTAAGCTACACATTGGACTAGATGACtttaaaaaagaagatttggttcttgttgaaaagctcCCTTTGTCATTCATATTTGATGACAATCTTTCTGActccaagaagaagctaAGCGAATATGAGAAAGCTCCTATAGCCGCCATATCTACGTTGTTGGCTCCCCCAGAGGATGATGAATGGTACAAGATTGTTATTCGGCGTGATCCTGCAAGTGAACTCAGTGCATCGCTAGACTATCAGAAAGGTTTGTTTGGAGCTTCGAGTCAGCGACGGTACAATGTTCTCAAGCCCCCAAAACCACCCCCTatcaagaacttggagTTGAGGACACCCACCATTTGGCTTCCTCAAGATGACAAGCTCTTGATTCGGTATGTTGCTGAGTATGCTTTTAACTGGGATATTATTTCTGCTCATTTATCAGCAAGACCGGCTAGGGCTTATGTGGCAAACATAGAGAGAAGAACCCCTTGGCaatgttttgaaagatataTTCAATTGAACGATAAGTTCCAGTTCACTGATATGAGAGGTCAGTATGCTCAATCAGCCCAAGCTTGGTTAGAGGCGGCACATAAGACCCAAAGCACCACTAAGAGAAGAATATCGCCTCTAGGAGTTGGTATTGAATCGATTCAGAGAGGTCACCGCAGATTAAGATGGGGATCAATGCTTGATGCAATGAGAAAATGTAtgagaagaagagaaaataTCAATCGTTCGAGTCAAGTCGAAAGAAAGCATACCAGTGATGACAAGAGAACAAATGTTCCTACACCggaagaactttcaagaCTCAAGTATGATAGAGACAAGGCAATTCAAGAGGCTTATATGCACCAAAACTCTGGAACCTTCTCTTCCGCACGTCCACATACACAAAGCTCGGCTTTATCTCCctcaaaaggaaaaaatgCTCCCCTGCCAACTTCAGCACAGCAAACTGGCACTCATCCCTATACTAATGGAATTCCTCCAAAAGGAACCTTGCCTAAGACCACTACTCCAGCACCTGGCGTTCCTTCAACCCAGCCTGGTACTCCCAATACAAGACAACCCCAAGTATCATCTAGAGTAGCTACTTCTCAGAATACTACTCCTGTCACAAATAGAACTGGTACTCCTAATGGCAACAGGCCTGGACCCAACAACTCTTTTACCCAAGAGCAACTACAACATTTCTTGCAAGCACAAAGACACAGACAAATGATGCAAACTAGTGCCGGGACACCAGTAAACAAATCCAATGTACCTAATCGACCCGCCGGCATAACGAATACCAATGTCACCACACCAGCAAATgctgtttcttcttcgacTACGCCATCAAAGTCAGCTGCTACAGCCTCACAGCAGCAACCATCACCCTCAAGAGGAATTAACCTTACTCCTGCTCAAGTGAACGCCCTAATAAATCAAATACAAGCACAGAACCCCAACATGTCGAAGGATCAAGTAACTAAGTTTGCGGTTGCATATATTCAGAACTTACAGAATCAACGGGAGCGGTCTTCTAACGGCCACTCTACCCCTCAAGTGAGGACTGTGCCGACACCCACAAGAGCAACAGCTGGACCTCCTGTTTCAGCTTCCCCGGTAACATCGAATGCATCACCTACAACTCCTGCTAGCTTGACCAAGGAAAAGTTGGATGCTCTAGAAAACAGTCCCAACCTCACTCCCCAACAAAGACAACAGATCACTCTATTTAAAGCAATGCAGGCCAGAAATAAGATGAACCAAGTAGCCAACAGGGGACAGGAGTCAGCATCAGCGTCTTCAAACCTCTCAGCTTCCCCAAACACTGATACTAAACAAACTACTGATACAAATAAATAG
- a CDS encoding One of six ATPases of the 19S regulatory particle of the 26S proteasome — protein sequence MSTQEEAAEPQIDQEILNSSTNDIINRAKLLDNEIKLFRSELLRLNHEKQVMTDKVKDNREKIKNNKQLPYLVGNVVELLDLEAEQDASKEGANVDLDSTRVGKSAVVKTSTRQTAFLPIIGLVDPENLKPGDLIGVNKDTYLILDTLPAEYDSRVKAMEVDEKPTETYGDIGGLDKQVEELIEAVVLPMQQADKFKSLGIKPPKGALMYGPPGTGKTLLARACAAQSNATFLKLAAPQLVQMFIGDGAKLVRDAFALAKEKAPTIIFIDELDAIGTKRFDSDKSGDREVQRTMLELLNQLDGFGSDDRVKVLAATNRVDVLDPALLRSGRLDRKIEFPLPTEESRAQILQIHSRKMTCDDNINWEELARSTDEFNGAQLKAVTVEAGMIALRNAQNVIKHEDFVDAIGEVQARKSKSVSFYA from the coding sequence ATGTCCACACAGGAAGAGGCCGCAGAGCCCCAGATAGATCAGGAGATTCTCAACTCGTCTACCAATGACATTATAAACCGTGCTAAACTACTAGATAATGAGATAAAGCTTTTCAGATCGGAGCTATTGAGACTTAACCATGAGAAGCAGGTCATGACAGATAAAGTCAAAGATAATAGggaaaagataaaaaatAACAAGCAATTGCCTTATCTGGTGGGAAatgttgttgaacttttggacCTTGAAGCTGAACAAGACGCTTCCAAGGAAGGTGCCAACGTTGACTTGGATTCTACTCGTGTTGGTAAATCAGCTGTGGTTAAAACTTCCACGAGACAAACTGCGTTCCTACCCATAATCGGCCTGGTAGATCCTGAAAATTTAAAGCCAGGTGACTTAATTGGTGTGAATAAAGATACatatttgattttggataCATTGCCTGCCGAGTACGACTCGAGAGTAAAAGCCATGGAAGTTGACGAAAAACCTACAGAAACATATGGAGACATTGGTGGTTTGGATAAACAGGTGGAAGAACTCATTGAAGCTGTTGTTCTTCCAATGCAACAAGCtgacaaattcaagagTCTAGGAATTAAACCCCCTAAAGGTGCTTTAATGTATGGTCCTCCAGGAACAGGTAAGACCCTACTGGCTCGTGCATGTGCTGCTCAATCAAATGCCACATTCTTGAAATTAGCAGCACCCCAGTTGGTGCAGATGTTTATCGGAGATGGTGCTAAGCTTGTGCGGGACGCTTTTGCTCTGGCCAAAGAGAAGGCTCCAACTATTATTTTCATTGACGAATTGGACGCCATCGGAACAAAGAGATTTGACTCTGATAAGAGCGGTGACAGAGAAGTTCAACGTACAATGTTGGAATTGCTAAATCAACTTGACGGTTTCGGGTCAGATGACCGTGTAAAAGTGCTTGCAGCAACTAATAGGGTGGACGTCTTGGATCCTGCTCTTTTACGTTCCGGACGATTGGACAGAAAGATTGAATTCCCCCTGCCTACAGAAGAATCCCGAGCTCAAATTTTACAAATACATTCTCGTAAGATGACTTGTGATGACAATATTAACTGGGAAGAATTAGCAAGATCTACGGACGAATTCAACGGTGCACAACTTAAGGCCGTTACTGTGGAGGCCGGTATGATTGCCTTGCGAAATGCACAGAATGTTATCAAACATGAGGACTTTGTGGATGCTATTGGTGAAGTCCAGGCTCGTAAGTCGAAGTCAGTTTCTTTCTACGCTTAG
- a CDS encoding Essential protein involved in nuclear export of Mss4p, with product MSKKRVQEDSDSDIDLSSTDEELEQPQLQTNDEEPEIVDVDFDFFDFNPEIDFHSVKNFIRQLFGDDNVDIELSALTDLLLEEGHVGTTVKTDGKGGDPFSILSVLNLTKNLKQTAVSKLVDYILAKTSKSTEFNIMLRQLLKQNSKYKTGLIFSERLINMPVETVPPMYKMLLEEMEKSEDSHEEYELDYFIVVSKVYQLVASEADKLLDDSNKRKKTKTADSSKKEMDYFHYEDTVLEKNSTNYGYFNYNRKVQESDARRVFTDYGIEPKMSLILLTKAQLSKAIVEMEQQFPPF from the coding sequence ATGAGCAAAAAAAGAGTACAAGAAGACTCAGATTCGGATATAGATCTCAGCTCCACTGACGAAGAATTGGAGCAACCTCAGCTTCAAACCAATGACGAAGAACCAGAAATTGTGGACGtggattttgatttttttgactttAACCCCGAGATAGACTTTCATTCAGTCAAAAACTTCATAAGACAGCTGTTTGGCGATGATAACGTGGATATCGAATTGTCAGCACTAACAGACCTTCTTTTAGAAGAAGGTCATGTTGGAACTACTGTCAAAACGGATGGAAAGGGCGGTGACCCATTCTCCATACTATCAGTTTTGAACCTCACTAAGAACTTGAAACAAACAGCGGTCTCCAAGTTAGTGGATTATATATTAGCAAAGACAAGCAAGAGTACTGAATTCAATATCATGTTGAGACAGTTACTGAAACAAAATTCCAAGTACAAGACCGGCCTCATTTTCAGTGAAAGACTGATCAATATGCCTGTGGAAACTGTCCCTCCCATGTACAAGATGTTGCTAGAAGAAATGGAGAAGTCTGAAGACTCTCACGAAGAGTATGAGCTCGATTATTTTATTGTCGTATCTAAGGTCTATCAACTGGTAGCTTCTGAAGCTGACAAATTGTTGGACGATTCTAATAAACGTAAGAAGACCAAGACAGCAGACAGttccaagaaagagatGGATTATTTCCATTATGAGGACACTGTCTTGGAGAAGAACTCAACCAATTACGGATACTTTAACTATAACCGTAAAGTTCAAGAGTCCGACGCTCGTAGAGTGTTCACTGACTACGGTATTGAACCAAAAATGTCATTGATTCTACTTACTAAAGCTCAACTCTCTAAAGCTATCGTGGAAATGGAACAACAATTCCCCCCATTCTAA